A part of Prionailurus viverrinus isolate Anna chromosome E1, UM_Priviv_1.0, whole genome shotgun sequence genomic DNA contains:
- the LIMD2 gene encoding LIM domain-containing protein 2 isoform X1, producing MYQAAGAAQATPSHEAKGSGGSSTVQRSKSFSLRAQVKESCAACQKTVYPMERLVADKLIFHNSCFCCKHCHTKLSLGSYAALHGEFYCKPHFQQLFKSKGNYDEGFGRKQHKELWAHKEVDAGTKTA from the exons ATGTACCAGGCTGCAGGAGCTGCCCAGGCTACCCCCTCTCAT GAAGCCAAAGGCAGCGGTGGCAGCAGCACTGTCCAGCGCTCCAAG TCCTTCAGCCTTCGGGCCCAGGTGAAGGAGAGCTGTGCCGCCTGCCAGAAGACCGTGTACCCTATGGAGCGCCTGGTGGCGGACAAGCTCATTTTCCACAACTCTTGCTTCTGTTGCAAGCACTGTCACACCAAGCTGAG CCTGGGCAGCTACGCGGCACTGCACGGGGAATTTTACTGCAAGCCCCACTTTCAGCAGCTGTTTAAGAGCAAAGGCAACTATGATGAGGGCTTTGGCCGGAAGCAGCACAAGGAGCTCTGGGCCCACAAGGAGGTGGACGCCGGCACCAAGACGGCCTGA
- the LIMD2 gene encoding LIM domain-containing protein 2 isoform X2 codes for MGSREKALGSGGGPLDLSCRLALGEPAAQGDRTQGQPGLAASRGWTACQQPRPPSSGGRMGAAPGGGRTPRPAGAWEPGPGRPRGVCQTSAPTEIRAGPRANRGKLRHLKAQGHSGYPFSPQGRRRERHLSRDPRRLNLNSSAPGGVRYPPAPVPASVGSGPTDGAAGKARGPRGWCECRERGVGAGGRQRQGTASEGKTKRRGGRRRRGGPGGGSGRGGANGRARGGGRRGRCRDKAVAAAAARGPLAAAAARARALLAPEAPPGDRPPPRSPGRGPGSQRQRWQQHCPALQVLQPSGPGEGELCRLPEDRVPYGAPGGGQAHFPQLLLLLQALSHQAEPGQLRGTARGILLQAPLSAAV; via the exons ATGGGGTCGCGCGAGAAGGcgctggggagtgggggtggtcCGCTGGACCTCTCGTGTAGACTGGCACTCGGTGAGCCCGCGGCCCAAGGTGACAGGACACAGGGGCAGCCGGGCCTCGCAGCCTCGCGTGGCTGGACCGCGTGCCAGCAGCCGCGGCCACCTTCCTCGGGCGGCCGTATGGGGGCGGCCCCTGGCGGCGGGAGGACTCCGCGGCCGGCGGGGGCGTGGGAGCCGGGACCGGGCCGCCCCCGCGGGGTCTGTCAAACCTCAGCGCCCACGGAGATCCGGGCGGGCCCGAGGGCCAAccgggggaaactgaggcacctaAAGGCCCAAGGGCACTCCGGTTATCCTTTTTCGCCCCAGGGGCGTCGCCGGGAGCGCCATTTGTCCCGGGACCCCCGGCGTCTCAACCTGAACTCGTCCGCGCCCGGAGGCGTGCGGTACCCTCCGGCTCCAGTCCCGGCCTCGGTCGGGAGCGGACCTACCGACGGGGCGGCGGGCAAAGCGCGGGGCCCGCGGGGATGGTGCGAGTGCCGGGAGCGCGgggtcggggcggggggcagacAAAGGCAGGGGACGGCGAGCGAGGGAAAGACAAAGCGCAGAGGGGGTcggcggcggcgcgggggccCCGGAGGCGGCTCCGGGCGCGGCGGAGCCAATgggcgggcgcggggcgggggccggcggGGGCGGTGCCGCGATaaggcggtggcggcggcggccgcaCGGGGACCACTGGCAGCGGCGGCAGCTCGCGCCCGCGCCCTCCTCGCACCCGAGGCGCCCCCCGGAGACCGACCCCCGCCCCGCAGCCCAGGCCGGGGCCCCG GAAGCCAAAGGCAGCGGTGGCAGCAGCACTGTCCAGCGCTCCAAG TCCTTCAGCCTTCGGGCCCAGGTGAAGGAGAGCTGTGCCGCCTGCCAGAAGACCGTGTACCCTATGGAGCGCCTGGTGGCGGACAAGCTCATTTTCCACAACTCTTGCTTCTGTTGCAAGCACTGTCACACCAAGCTGAG CCTGGGCAGCTACGCGGCACTGCACGGGGAATTTTACTGCAAGCCCCACTTTCAGCAGCTGTTTAA
- the STRADA gene encoding STE20-related kinase adapter protein alpha isoform X3 encodes MSSFLPEGGRYELLSVIGKGFEDLMTVNLARYKPTGEYVTVRRINLEACSNEMVTFLQGELHVSKLFSHPNILPYRATFIADNELWVVTSFMAYGSAKDLICTHFMDGMNELAIAYILQGVLKALDYIHHMGYVHRSVKASHILISSEGKVYLSGLRSNLSMISHGQRQRVVHDFPKYSVKVLPWLSPEVLQQNLQGYDAKSDIYSVGITACELANGHVPFKDMPATQMLLEKLNGTVPCLLDTSTIPAEELTMSTSRSAANSGLSDSLATSTPRTSNGDSPSHPYHRTFSPHFHHFVEQCLQRSPDVRPSASTLLNHSFFKQIKRRASEALPELLRPVTPITSFEGSQPQDHSGIFGLVTNLEELEVDDWEF; translated from the exons ATGAGTAGCTTCCTGCCGGAAGGAGGGCGCTATGAGCTACTCTCTGTCATAG gcAAAGGATTTGAGGACCTGATGACAGTGAATCTAGCAAGGTACAAACCGACAGGAGAGTACGTGACGGTACGAAGGATTAACCTGGAAGCTTGTTCCAATGAGATGGTGACGTTCTTGCAG GGGGAGCTTCATGTCTCTAAACTCTTCAGCCATCCCAATATCCTGCCATATCGAGCCACCTTTATTGCAGACAATGAGCTGTGGGTTGTCACATCATTCATGGCATATG GTTCTGCAAAGGATCTCATCTGCACACACTTCATGGACGGCATGAATGAACTGGCGATTGCTTACATCCTGCAGGGGGTGCTCAAGGCCCTGGACTACATCCACCACATGGGATACGTACACAG gagcGTCAAAGCCAGCCACATTCTGATTTCCTCGGAGGGAAAGGTCTACCTGTCTGGTTTACGCAGCAACCTCAGCATGATCAGCCATGGGCAACGGCAGCGTGTGGTCCACGACTTTCCCAAGTACAGTGTCAAGGTTCTGCCTTGGCTCAGCCCAGAGGTCCTCCAGCAG AATCTGCAGGGTTACGATGCCAAGTCTGACATCTACAGTGTGGGAATCACAGCCTGTGAGCTGGCCAATGGCCATGTCCCCTTTAAGGATATGCCTGCCACCCAG ATGCTGCTGGAGAAGCTGAATGGCACCGTGCCCTGCCTGCTGGACACCAGCACCATCCCTGCCGAGGAGCTGACCATGAGCACCTCACGCTCAGCAGCCAACTCTGGCCTGAGTGACAGCCTGGCCACCAGCACCCCCAGGACCTCCAATGGCGACTCGCCCTCCCACCCCTATCACCGCACCTTTTCCCCCCACTTCCATCACTTTGTGGAGCAGTGCCTTCAGCGTAGTCCAGACGTAAG aCCAAGTGCCAGTACCCTCCTGAACCACTCTTTCTTCAAGCAG aTCAAGCGGCGCGCCTCAGAGGCCTTGCCTGAGTTACTTCGCCCTGTCACCCCCATCACCAGTTTTGAGGGCAGTCAGCCTCAGGATCACAGCGGGATCTTTGGCCTGGTAACAAACCTGGAAGAGCTGGAGGTGGACGACTGGGAGTTCTGA
- the STRADA gene encoding STE20-related kinase adapter protein alpha isoform X2 produces the protein MSFLTNEASSESIASLSKQEIMSSFLPEGGRYELLSVIGKGFEDLMTVNLARYKPTGEYVTVRRINLEACSNEMVTFLQGELHVSKLFSHPNILPYRATFIADNELWVVTSFMAYGSAKDLICTHFMDGMNELAIAYILQGVLKALDYIHHMGYVHRSVKASHILISSEGKVYLSGLRSNLSMISHGQRQRVVHDFPKYSVKVLPWLSPEVLQQNLQGYDAKSDIYSVGITACELANGHVPFKDMPATQMLLEKLNGTVPCLLDTSTIPAEELTMSTSRSAANSGLSDSLATSTPRTSNGDSPSHPYHRTFSPHFHHFVEQCLQRSPDVRPSASTLLNHSFFKQIKRRASEALPELLRPVTPITSFEGSQPQDHSGIFGLVTNLEELEVDDWEF, from the exons ATGTCTTTTCTT accAATGAGGCGAGCTCAGAGTCGATAGCATCCCTGTCTAAACAGGAGATCATGAGTAGCTTCCTGCCGGAAGGAGGGCGCTATGAGCTACTCTCTGTCATAG gcAAAGGATTTGAGGACCTGATGACAGTGAATCTAGCAAGGTACAAACCGACAGGAGAGTACGTGACGGTACGAAGGATTAACCTGGAAGCTTGTTCCAATGAGATGGTGACGTTCTTGCAG GGGGAGCTTCATGTCTCTAAACTCTTCAGCCATCCCAATATCCTGCCATATCGAGCCACCTTTATTGCAGACAATGAGCTGTGGGTTGTCACATCATTCATGGCATATG GTTCTGCAAAGGATCTCATCTGCACACACTTCATGGACGGCATGAATGAACTGGCGATTGCTTACATCCTGCAGGGGGTGCTCAAGGCCCTGGACTACATCCACCACATGGGATACGTACACAG gagcGTCAAAGCCAGCCACATTCTGATTTCCTCGGAGGGAAAGGTCTACCTGTCTGGTTTACGCAGCAACCTCAGCATGATCAGCCATGGGCAACGGCAGCGTGTGGTCCACGACTTTCCCAAGTACAGTGTCAAGGTTCTGCCTTGGCTCAGCCCAGAGGTCCTCCAGCAG AATCTGCAGGGTTACGATGCCAAGTCTGACATCTACAGTGTGGGAATCACAGCCTGTGAGCTGGCCAATGGCCATGTCCCCTTTAAGGATATGCCTGCCACCCAG ATGCTGCTGGAGAAGCTGAATGGCACCGTGCCCTGCCTGCTGGACACCAGCACCATCCCTGCCGAGGAGCTGACCATGAGCACCTCACGCTCAGCAGCCAACTCTGGCCTGAGTGACAGCCTGGCCACCAGCACCCCCAGGACCTCCAATGGCGACTCGCCCTCCCACCCCTATCACCGCACCTTTTCCCCCCACTTCCATCACTTTGTGGAGCAGTGCCTTCAGCGTAGTCCAGACGTAAG aCCAAGTGCCAGTACCCTCCTGAACCACTCTTTCTTCAAGCAG aTCAAGCGGCGCGCCTCAGAGGCCTTGCCTGAGTTACTTCGCCCTGTCACCCCCATCACCAGTTTTGAGGGCAGTCAGCCTCAGGATCACAGCGGGATCTTTGGCCTGGTAACAAACCTGGAAGAGCTGGAGGTGGACGACTGGGAGTTCTGA
- the STRADA gene encoding STE20-related kinase adapter protein alpha isoform X1 — MSFLVSKPERIRTNEASSESIASLSKQEIMSSFLPEGGRYELLSVIGKGFEDLMTVNLARYKPTGEYVTVRRINLEACSNEMVTFLQGELHVSKLFSHPNILPYRATFIADNELWVVTSFMAYGSAKDLICTHFMDGMNELAIAYILQGVLKALDYIHHMGYVHRSVKASHILISSEGKVYLSGLRSNLSMISHGQRQRVVHDFPKYSVKVLPWLSPEVLQQNLQGYDAKSDIYSVGITACELANGHVPFKDMPATQMLLEKLNGTVPCLLDTSTIPAEELTMSTSRSAANSGLSDSLATSTPRTSNGDSPSHPYHRTFSPHFHHFVEQCLQRSPDVRPSASTLLNHSFFKQIKRRASEALPELLRPVTPITSFEGSQPQDHSGIFGLVTNLEELEVDDWEF, encoded by the exons ATGTCTTTTCTTGTAAGTAAACCAGAGCGAATTAGG accAATGAGGCGAGCTCAGAGTCGATAGCATCCCTGTCTAAACAGGAGATCATGAGTAGCTTCCTGCCGGAAGGAGGGCGCTATGAGCTACTCTCTGTCATAG gcAAAGGATTTGAGGACCTGATGACAGTGAATCTAGCAAGGTACAAACCGACAGGAGAGTACGTGACGGTACGAAGGATTAACCTGGAAGCTTGTTCCAATGAGATGGTGACGTTCTTGCAG GGGGAGCTTCATGTCTCTAAACTCTTCAGCCATCCCAATATCCTGCCATATCGAGCCACCTTTATTGCAGACAATGAGCTGTGGGTTGTCACATCATTCATGGCATATG GTTCTGCAAAGGATCTCATCTGCACACACTTCATGGACGGCATGAATGAACTGGCGATTGCTTACATCCTGCAGGGGGTGCTCAAGGCCCTGGACTACATCCACCACATGGGATACGTACACAG gagcGTCAAAGCCAGCCACATTCTGATTTCCTCGGAGGGAAAGGTCTACCTGTCTGGTTTACGCAGCAACCTCAGCATGATCAGCCATGGGCAACGGCAGCGTGTGGTCCACGACTTTCCCAAGTACAGTGTCAAGGTTCTGCCTTGGCTCAGCCCAGAGGTCCTCCAGCAG AATCTGCAGGGTTACGATGCCAAGTCTGACATCTACAGTGTGGGAATCACAGCCTGTGAGCTGGCCAATGGCCATGTCCCCTTTAAGGATATGCCTGCCACCCAG ATGCTGCTGGAGAAGCTGAATGGCACCGTGCCCTGCCTGCTGGACACCAGCACCATCCCTGCCGAGGAGCTGACCATGAGCACCTCACGCTCAGCAGCCAACTCTGGCCTGAGTGACAGCCTGGCCACCAGCACCCCCAGGACCTCCAATGGCGACTCGCCCTCCCACCCCTATCACCGCACCTTTTCCCCCCACTTCCATCACTTTGTGGAGCAGTGCCTTCAGCGTAGTCCAGACGTAAG aCCAAGTGCCAGTACCCTCCTGAACCACTCTTTCTTCAAGCAG aTCAAGCGGCGCGCCTCAGAGGCCTTGCCTGAGTTACTTCGCCCTGTCACCCCCATCACCAGTTTTGAGGGCAGTCAGCCTCAGGATCACAGCGGGATCTTTGGCCTGGTAACAAACCTGGAAGAGCTGGAGGTGGACGACTGGGAGTTCTGA
- the STRADA gene encoding STE20-related kinase adapter protein alpha isoform X4, translating into MSFLVSKPERIRRWVSEKFIVEGLRDLELFGEQPPGDTRRKTNEASSESIASLSKQEIMSSFLPEGGRYELLSVIGKGFEDLMTVNLARYKPTGEYVTVRRINLEACSNEMVTFLQGELHVSKLFSHPNILPYRATFIADNELWVVTSFMAYGSAKDLICTHFMDGMNELAIAYILQGVLKALDYIHHMGYVHRSVKASHILISSEGKVYLSGLRSNLSMISHGQRQRVVHDFPKYSVKVLPWLSPEVLQQNLQGYDAKSDIYSVGITACELANGHVPFKDMPATQMLLEKLNGTVPCLLDTSTIPAEELTMSTSRSAANSGLSDSLATSTPRTSNGDSPSHPYHRTFSPHFHHFVEQCLQRSPDVRPSASTLLNHSFFKQIKRRASEALPELLRPVTPITSFEGSQPQDHSGIFGLVTNLEELEVDDWEF; encoded by the exons ATGTCTTTTCTTGTAAGTAAACCAGAGCGAATTAGG CGGTGGGTCTCGGAAAAGTTCATTGTTGAGGGCTTAAGAGATTTGGAACTATTTGGAG AGCAGCCTCCGGGTGACACTCGGAGAAAA accAATGAGGCGAGCTCAGAGTCGATAGCATCCCTGTCTAAACAGGAGATCATGAGTAGCTTCCTGCCGGAAGGAGGGCGCTATGAGCTACTCTCTGTCATAG gcAAAGGATTTGAGGACCTGATGACAGTGAATCTAGCAAGGTACAAACCGACAGGAGAGTACGTGACGGTACGAAGGATTAACCTGGAAGCTTGTTCCAATGAGATGGTGACGTTCTTGCAG GGGGAGCTTCATGTCTCTAAACTCTTCAGCCATCCCAATATCCTGCCATATCGAGCCACCTTTATTGCAGACAATGAGCTGTGGGTTGTCACATCATTCATGGCATATG GTTCTGCAAAGGATCTCATCTGCACACACTTCATGGACGGCATGAATGAACTGGCGATTGCTTACATCCTGCAGGGGGTGCTCAAGGCCCTGGACTACATCCACCACATGGGATACGTACACAG gagcGTCAAAGCCAGCCACATTCTGATTTCCTCGGAGGGAAAGGTCTACCTGTCTGGTTTACGCAGCAACCTCAGCATGATCAGCCATGGGCAACGGCAGCGTGTGGTCCACGACTTTCCCAAGTACAGTGTCAAGGTTCTGCCTTGGCTCAGCCCAGAGGTCCTCCAGCAG AATCTGCAGGGTTACGATGCCAAGTCTGACATCTACAGTGTGGGAATCACAGCCTGTGAGCTGGCCAATGGCCATGTCCCCTTTAAGGATATGCCTGCCACCCAG ATGCTGCTGGAGAAGCTGAATGGCACCGTGCCCTGCCTGCTGGACACCAGCACCATCCCTGCCGAGGAGCTGACCATGAGCACCTCACGCTCAGCAGCCAACTCTGGCCTGAGTGACAGCCTGGCCACCAGCACCCCCAGGACCTCCAATGGCGACTCGCCCTCCCACCCCTATCACCGCACCTTTTCCCCCCACTTCCATCACTTTGTGGAGCAGTGCCTTCAGCGTAGTCCAGACGTAAG aCCAAGTGCCAGTACCCTCCTGAACCACTCTTTCTTCAAGCAG aTCAAGCGGCGCGCCTCAGAGGCCTTGCCTGAGTTACTTCGCCCTGTCACCCCCATCACCAGTTTTGAGGGCAGTCAGCCTCAGGATCACAGCGGGATCTTTGGCCTGGTAACAAACCTGGAAGAGCTGGAGGTGGACGACTGGGAGTTCTGA